From the Dama dama isolate Ldn47 chromosome 24, ASM3311817v1, whole genome shotgun sequence genome, one window contains:
- the LOC133045601 gene encoding serine protease 44-like, translated as MASPGVLQSGSGSLGLLVWLLALQPWLSEALVGGDGAQGRSALPSPSPPTSGGSRKDPGARRWKLPPAGAPGTSGAAESRMTSVAPSLVAFTLTCGRRTSRVTGGRPAAEKKWPWQVSLQIHQKHICGGSLVARQWVLTAAHCIFGHVEYTVKMGDIHLPHTSPMAVTVPVQDIVIHKYFNPVGVIENDIALALLAFPVNFSASIQPVCLPEKAFMVQAGTECWVTGWGKLREEEQLQEAELSILRYEACNEKLKEKMESHLNMVKEGTVCGTSTRGKDACQGDSGGPLVCEFNNSWVQVGIVSWGIGCGRSGYPGVYTEVSFYKDWLIARFHLESTGCVELHMTEKRKQEALKVPQPAAPGKYHIHNTPGLC; from the exons ATGGCGTCTCCGGGTGTCCTCCAGAGCGGCAGCGGCTCCCTGGGCCTCCTGGTCTGGCTCCTGGCCCTTCAACCTTGGCTCAGTGAGGCCCTGGTGGGCGGGGACGGGGCGCAGGGCAGGTCAGCTCTGCCCTCACCCTCTCCACCTACCTCGGGGGGTAGCCGCAAGGACCCCGGAGCACGCCGTTGGAAGCTGCCTCCTGCAGGAGCCCCGGGAACTTCCGGGGCCGCTGAGTCCCGTATGACTTCGGTAGCCCCCAGTTTGGTGGCGTTTACCCTAA CGTGTGGCCGTCGGACTTCGAGGGTAACTGGTGGAAGGCCAGCCGCAGAGAAGAAGTGGCCGTGGCAGGTCAGTCTGCAGATCCATCAAAAACACATATGCGGAGGCTCCCTCGTTGCCCGTCAGTGGGTGTTGACCGCGGCCCATTGCATATTTGG CCACGTGGAATACACAGTGAAGATGGGAGACATACATTTGCCGCACACCTCCCCAATGGCAGTCACGGTCCCAGTCCAAGACATCGTTATCCACAAATATTTTAATCCTGTCGGAGTGATCGAAAATGACATTGCCCTTGCTCTGCTCGCCTTCCCTGTGAATTTCTCCGCGAGCATCCAACCCGTGTGCCTCCCTGAAAAGGCTTTCATGGTCCAAGCTGGTACAGAGTGCTGGGTGACTGGATGGGGAAAACTAAGGGAAGAAG AACAACTTCAGGAGGCTGAGCTAAGCATTCTTCGCTATGAGGCTTGTAATGAGAAGCTCAAAGAAAAGATGGAAAGTCACTTAAATATGGTCAAGGAGGGGACTGTCTGTGGCACCAGCACCAGAGGAAAGGATGCTTGCCAG GGAGATTCTGGGGGTCCCCTGGTCTGTGAATTTAATAATTCATGGGTCCAAGTGGGGATCGTGAGCTGGGGCATTGGCTGTGGTCGCAGCGGGTATCCAGGAGTTTATACAGAAGTGAGTTTCTACAAGGATTGGCTCATTGCTAGA TTTCATTTGGAATCCACTGGCTGTGTGGAGCTCCACATGACTGAGAAACGAAAGCAAGAAGCCTTGAAAGTTCCCCAGCCTGCTGCTCCAGGAAAATACCACATCCACAATACACCTGGGTTGTGCTAG